One Kangiella geojedonensis DNA segment encodes these proteins:
- a CDS encoding YdbL family protein, translating into MNTLTKLILITTASLLLAAQAFAANLGQLKDQGVVGELSNGYVGIVTPAKATPDMKALVEEVNDKRRQIYANQAKQNNKSLAEIEAIAARRNIDRTQSGHYIKIGGAWQKK; encoded by the coding sequence ATGAACACTCTAACTAAATTGATACTTATCACTACCGCGAGTCTTTTACTGGCAGCGCAAGCGTTTGCAGCTAACCTTGGTCAGTTGAAAGATCAAGGAGTCGTAGGCGAATTGTCTAACGGCTATGTTGGTATTGTCACCCCAGCTAAGGCAACGCCAGATATGAAGGCATTAGTCGAAGAGGTGAATGACAAACGTCGTCAAATTTACGCGAATCAAGCCAAGCAAAATAACAAGTCATTAGCAGAAATCGAGGCCATTGCTGCCAGACGCAATATTGATCGGACTCAATCAGGTCATTACATTAAAATCGGTGGCGCTTGGCAGAAAAAATAG
- a CDS encoding glutathione S-transferase family protein, with product MKLIYSDASPYARTARMVVRELGLGSKVQEVAYHPFDNPKELIDANPLCKVPCLIDDNGMAIFDSQIMGEYLDDYATIDKPLFADVNNSWQLKTLYSLTRGLLDTAVALQQDKMRGEGQSEFWQERFYSALDRGLAYLQKHLASFPKQFEILSINTVALVSYLKFRHPEYTNLEGFTKLNMWFDEQQSRPSVSQTAPK from the coding sequence ATGAAATTGATTTATTCTGATGCATCGCCTTATGCGCGAACAGCGAGAATGGTGGTGCGAGAGTTAGGGCTCGGTTCAAAGGTTCAGGAGGTCGCGTATCATCCCTTTGATAATCCAAAAGAGCTCATTGATGCAAACCCATTGTGTAAGGTTCCTTGCCTAATTGATGATAATGGCATGGCGATTTTTGACAGCCAGATCATGGGTGAATATTTGGATGATTACGCAACCATCGACAAACCGCTTTTTGCAGATGTTAATAACTCGTGGCAGTTAAAAACATTGTATTCTTTAACGCGAGGTTTGTTGGATACTGCGGTTGCCTTACAGCAAGATAAAATGCGTGGCGAAGGGCAGTCAGAGTTTTGGCAGGAGCGCTTCTATAGTGCGTTAGATAGGGGGCTTGCTTATTTACAAAAACACTTGGCCAGCTTTCCTAAGCAATTTGAAATACTGTCGATCAATACTGTGGCTTTAGTCAGTTATCTAAAGTTTAGACACCCTGAGTATACGAACTTGGAGGGATTCACCAAGTTGAACATGTGGTTTGATGAACAACAAAGCCGCCCGAGTGTGAGTCAGACGGCTCCAAAATAA